One window of Nymphaea colorata isolate Beijing-Zhang1983 chromosome 11, ASM883128v2, whole genome shotgun sequence genomic DNA carries:
- the LOC116264166 gene encoding CDP-diacylglycerol--serine O-phosphatidyltransferase 1-like yields MEANGSYSVRRDKVKGNGDLKYSTDVNDIDPWTAWAYRPHTVTLLFLGACLLIWSSGVLDPEKDSVHDVITSVKRGVWAMIAVFLTYCLLQAPSTILIRPHPAIWRLVHGMAIIYLVVLTFLLFQQRDDARQFMKFLHPDLGVELPERSYGTDCRIYISDNPTSRFKNVYETLFDEFVLAHIFGWWGKAIMIRNQPLLWVLSIGFEMMELTFRHMLPNFNECWWDSIVLDILICNWFGIWAGMRTVRYFDGKTYEWVGLSRQPNIMGKVKRTLGQFTPAQWDKDEWHPLLGPWRFIQVLTLCVVFLTVELNTFFLKFCLWIPPRNPVITYRLILWWLIALPTIREYNSYLQDRKPVKKLGTFCWLALALCIVELLICVKFGRGLYPEPMPSWLIIFWSAVGFALVLFVAVWSWQLHRSLRKKIQ; encoded by the exons ATGGAAGCCAATGGTTCCTACTCAGTGAGAAGAGATAAAGTTAAAGGAAATGGTGACCTAAAATATTCAACTGATGTGAATGATATTGATCCCTGGACTGCATGGGCGTATAGGCCTCACACCGTTACTTTGTTGTTCCTCGGTGCTTGTCTTCTTAT CTGGTCCAGTGGGGTTCTTGATCCAGAGAAGGATTCAGTCCACGATGTCATCACATCTGTGAAAAG GGGGGTCTGGGCAATGATTGCTGTGTTCCTTACCTACTGCTTGCTTCAAGCACCTTCAAC AATACTAATTCGACCACACCCAGCTATCTGGCGGCTGGTACATGGAATGGCTATTATTTATCTCGTAGTTCTCACTTTTTTACTCTTCCAG CAACGTGATGATGCTCGACAGTTCATGAAGTTTCTCCATCCAGACCTTGGTGTTG AACTTCCAGAGCGTTCGTATGGTACTGATTGTCGCATTTATATATCAGATAACCCAACAAGCAGGTTTAAAAATGTTTAT GAAACATTGTTTGATGAGTTTGTTCTTGCTCACATCTTTGGATGGTGGGGCAAGGCAATAATGATCCGCAATCAACCCCTTCTGTGGGTTCTATCAATTGGCTTTGAAATGATGGAG CTTACATTCCGACACATGTTGCCCAACTTCAATGAATGTTGGTGGGATAGTATTGTATTGGACATACTAATCTGCAACTGGTTTG GTATTTGGGCTGGAATGCGCACTGTGCGGTACTTTGATGGAAAAACTTATGAGTGGGTGGGGCTAAGTCGACAGCCCAACATTATGGGGAAA GTGAAAAGAACATTGGGCCAATTCACACCTGCACAGTGGGACAAGGATGAGTGGCACCCTTTGCTTGGTCCTTGGAGGTTCATTCAAGTGCTCACATTATGCGTCGTTTTTTTGACCGTGGAACTTAATACCTTCTTCCTTAAATTCTGCCTGTGGATCCCTCCTCGAAACCCAGTTATAACTTACAGATTGATCCTCTGGTGGCTAATTGCATTGCCCACTATTCGGGAATATAACTCCTACTTGCAAGACAG GAAGCCTGTTAAAAAACTGGGGACATTTTGTTGGCTTGCACTTGCCCTCTGCATTGTGGAGCTTCTCATCTGTGTCAAGTTTGGCCGTG GCCTATATCCCGAACCAATGCCTTCTTGGTTAATAATTTTCTGGAGCGCGGTTGGCTTTGCACTTGTCCTCTTCGTTGCTGTATGGTCATGGCAACTCCACCGTAgtttgaggaaaaaaattcagTGA